The Macaca thibetana thibetana isolate TM-01 chromosome 19, ASM2454274v1, whole genome shotgun sequence genome has a segment encoding these proteins:
- the THSD8 gene encoding thrombospondin type-1 domain-containing protein 8: MARTPAALLLAPLLLLPLATPAQVYQDYQYFGQQGEGDTWEQLRLQHLKEVEDSILGPWGKWRCLCDLGKQERSREVVGTAPGPVFMDPENLIQLGPCRQRDCPSCKPFDCDWRL, encoded by the exons ATGGCCCGGACCCCGGCGGCGCTGCTGCTGGCGCCTCTGCTACTCCTGCCGctggcgacccctgcccaggtcTACCAGGACTATCAGTACTTCGGCCAGCAGGGCGAAGGTGACACCTGGGAGCAGCTGAGGCTGCAGCATCTAAAGG AAGTCGAGGACTCAATTCTTGGCCCGTGGGGAAAGTGGCGGTGTCTCTGCGACCTGGGCAAGCAGGAGCGCAGCCGCGAGGTAGTCGGCACAGCGCCAGGCCCAGTTTTCATGGACCCGGAGAACCTGATCCAGTTAGGACCCTGCCGGCAACGGGATTGTCCATCCTGCAAGCCCTTCGACTGCGACTGGAGGCTCTGA
- the PRDX2 gene encoding peroxiredoxin-2 produces MASGNARIGKPAPDFKATAVVDGAFKEVKLSDYKGKYVVLFFYPLDFTFVCPTEIIAFSNRAEDFRKLGCEVLGVSVDSQFTHLAWINTPRKEGGLGPLNIPLLADVTRRLSEDYGVLKTDEGIAYRGLFIIDGKGVLRQITVNDLPVGRSVDEALRLVQAFQYTDEHGEVCPAGWKPGSDTIKPNVDDSKEYFSKHN; encoded by the exons ATGGCCTCCGGTAACGCGCGCATCGGAAAGCCAGCCCCTGACTTCAAGGCCACAGCAGTGGTTGACGGCGCCTTCAAAGAGGTGAAGCTGTCGGACTACAAAG GGAAGTACGTGGTCCTCTTTTTCTACCCTCTGGACTTCACTTTTGTGTGCCCCACGGAGATCATCGCGTTCAGCAACCGTGCCGAGGACTTCCGCAAGCTGGGCTGCGAAGTGCTGGGCGTCTCGGTGGACTCTCAGTTCACCCACCTGGCTTG GATCAACACCCCCCGGAAGGAAGGAGGCTTGGGCCCCCTGAACATCCCCCTGCTTGCTGACGTGACCAGACGCTTGTCTGAGGATTACGGCGTGCTGAAAACAGATGAAGGCATTGCCTACAG GGGCCTATTTATCATCGATGGCAAGGGTGTCCTTCGCCAGATCACTGTTAATGATTTGCCTGTGGGACGCTCCGTGGATGAGGCTCTGCGGCTGGTCCAGGCCTTCCAGTACACAGACGAGCATGGAGAAG TTTGTCCCGCTGGCTGGAAGCCTGGCAGTGACACGATTAAGCCCAACGTGGATGACAGCAAGGAATATTTCTCCAAACACAATTAG
- the JUNB gene encoding transcription factor JunB, whose amino-acid sequence MCTKMEQPFYHDDSYTATGYGRAPGGLSLHDYKLLKPSLAVNLADPYRSLKAPGARGPGPEGGGGGSYFSGQGSDTGASLKLASSELERLIVPNSNGVITTTPTPPGQYFYPRGGGSGGGAGGAGGGVTEEQEGFADGFVKALDDLHKMNHVTPPNVSLGASGGPPAGPGGVYAGPEPPPVYTNLSSYSPASASSGGAGAAVGTGSSYPTATISYLPHAPPFAGGHPAQLGLGRSASTFKEEPQTVPEARSRDATPPVSPINMEDQERIKVERKRLRNRLAATKCRKRKLERIARLEDKVKTLKAENAGLSSTAGLLREQVAQLKQKVMTHVSNGCQLLLGVKGHAF is encoded by the coding sequence ATGTGCACTAAAATGGAACAGCCCTTCTACCACGACGACTCATACACAGCTACGGGATACGGCCGGGCCCCTGGTGGCCTCTCTCTACACGACTACAAACTCCTGAAACCGAGCCTGGCGGTCAACCTGGCCGACCCCTACCGGAGTCTCAAAGCGCCTGGGGCTCGGGGACCCGGCCCAGAGGGCGGCGGTGGCGGCAGCTACTTTTCTGGTCAGGGCTCGGACACCGGCGCGTCTCTCAAGCTCGCCTCTTCGGAGCTGGAACGCCTGATCGTCCCCAACAGCAACGGCGTGATCACGACGACGCCTACACCCCCGGGACAGTACTTTTACCCCCGCGGGGGTGGCAGCGGTGGAGGTGCGGGGGGCGCAGGGGGCGGCGTCACCGAGGAGCAGGAGGGCTTCGCCGACGGCTTTGTCAAAGCCCTGGACGATCTGCACAAGATGAACCACGTGACACCCCCCAACGTGTCCCTGGGCGCTAGCGGGGGGCCCCCGGCTGGGCCCGGGGGCGTCTACGCCGGCCCGGAGCCACCTCCCGTTTACACCAACCTCAGCAGCTACTCCCCAGCCTCTGCGTCCTCGGGAGGCGCCGGGGCTGCCGTCGGGACCGGGAGCTCATACCCGACGGCCACCATCAGCTACCTCCCACACGCGCCACCCTTCGCCGGTGGCCACCCGGCGCAGCTGGGCTTGGGCCGCAGCGCCTCCACCTTTAAGGAGGAACCGCAGACCGTGCCGGAGGCGCGCAGCCGGGACGCCACGCCGCCGGTGTCCCCCATCAACATGGAAGACCAAGAGCGCATCAAAGTGGAGCGCAAGCGGCTGCGGAACCGGCTGGCGGCCACCAAGTGCCGGAAGCGGAAGCTGGAGCGCATCGCGCGCCTGGAGGACAAGGTGAAGACGCTCAAGGCCGAGAACGCGGGGCTGTCGAGTACCGCCGGCCTCCTCCGGGAGCAGGTGGCCCAGCTCAAACAGAAGGTCATGACCCACGTCAGCAACGGCTGTCAGCTGCTGCTTGGGGTCAAGGGACACGCCTTCTGA